In Raphanus sativus cultivar WK10039 chromosome 5, ASM80110v3, whole genome shotgun sequence, the following proteins share a genomic window:
- the LOC108805261 gene encoding non-specific lipid-transfer protein 6: MRSILLALFLVLAFHHGEAAVSCNAVVGDLYPCLSYVVQGGNVPTNCCNGIRTLNSQAQTPVDRQGVCRCIKNAIGGVSFSSNNLNNAQSLPAKCGVNLPYSISPSTNCDSIN, encoded by the exons ATGAGATCTATCTTACTAGCCTTGTTCCTAGTTCTTGCTTTTCACCATGGTGAAGCAGCCGTGTCTTGCAACGCAGTGGTTGGAGATCTCTACCCTTGCCTCTCCTACGTTGTGCAAGGCGGAAACGTCCCAACGAACTGCTGCAACGGTATCAGAACGCTCAACAGTCAGGCCCAAACCCCTGTGGACCGTCAGGGCGTCTGCCGTTGCATCAAGAATGCTATCGGAGgagtctctttctcttctaACAACCTCAACAATGCTCAGTCTCTGCCTGCTAAATGTGGTGTGAATCTCCCTTACAGTATCAGCCCTTCCACCAATTGCGACAG TATCAACTGA
- the LOC108805260 gene encoding uncharacterized protein LOC108805260: protein MDDLSLEKIEIPGPTLASLIQRASSSPGDVDGLIFGQIHRIVSTTLSDDSPAQSSPSIPSSSSSSDQIVATVTSFTSSGKTFSFYDPLGRVDSLRIDSLRVDSPDRLLGWFSARRKTASRPSMRELSVSSSLSSRFQLPIENSESPNSTASSSSSVFVLLTTPLNDQLIHTHEYRAYQFRAASRRLEPRSIGIVNIGPAFRGHYGSFNPKSRFPPLLCEMSSSAMMNEDRDEGSLSAKKEAAKDQKEVDALAEGFRVGDLKRLVGAEAASYTGAIEEMYERMLAKVESLASEVEKSSARVLELENHNRKIRYRVARIER from the exons ATGGACGATCTCTCTCTAGAGAAAATCGAGATTCCAGGTCCAACACTAGCCTCCCTCATTCAACGAGCGTCCTCCTCTCCCGGCGACGTCGACGGCTTAATCTTCGGCCAAATCCACCGCATCGTCTCCACTACCTTATCCGACGACTCTCCGGCGCAATCGTCCCCCTCGatcccctcctcctcctcctcgtccgATCAAATCGTCGCCACCGTGACGAGCTTCACCTCCTCCGGAAAAACCTTCTCCTTCTACGACCCCCTCGGCCGAGTCGACTCGCTCCGGATCGACTCCCTCCGAGTCGACTCTCCGGACCGCCTCCTCGGCTGGTTCTCCGCCCGGAGAAAAACCGCCAGCCGCCCCTCCATGCGCGAGCTCTCCGTCTCGTCCTCCCTCTCGTCTCGGTTTCAGCTACCGATCGAGAACTCGGAGAGCCCCAACTCAACGGCCTCCTCATCCTCCTCCGTGTTCGTCCTTCTCACCACGCCGCTGAATGATCAGCTGATCCACACGCACGAGTACCGCGCGTACCAGTTCCGCGCCGCGAGCCGGCGGTTAGAACCGAGATCTATCGGTATAGTCAACATCGGACCGGCGTTTCGCGGGCACTACGGTTCGTTTAACCCGAAGTCGCGGTTTCCGCCGCTGCTGTGCGAGATGAGCAGCTCGGCGATGATGAACGAGGACAGGGACGAAGGGTCTCTGAGCGCGAAGAAGGAAGCGGCCAAGGATCAGAAGGAAGTGGATGCGTTGGCGGAGGGGTTTCGAGTGGGGGATTTGAAGCGTTTGGTTGGTGCCGAAGCTGCGAGCTATACGGGCGCGATCGAGGAGATGTATGAGAGGATGCTCGCCAAAGTCGAGAGCTTGGCTTCGGAGGTTGAGAAGAGTTCTGCTAGAGTACTTGAACTG GAAAATCATAATCGGAAGATTAGATACCGAGTTGCCAGAATCGAGCGGTGA
- the LOC108863294 gene encoding protein SIEL — protein sequence MEEANDSVSLTLHTLASIRSLIINADTSVSVISSVFDFLTGLLIRDDSPILHHVLKLLSDLSLYRNELAPQISDSILSNFLRLRNSDDNNSHGRVAAESLAVLASLSERNPSAAAFSGIDGEAFASICLGAPVSPRMWMIRNAERFRVPSSVLFTLFFGFTKDPYPCIREAALDGLVYVCEEAGGFVGHVHAVQGCYARAVELLDDAEDSVRSSAVRAVSVWGKVLIASKEESNRRECRDAVFLQLCSVVRDMSVDVRVEVFKAFGVMRTASESIILQTLSKKVLRAGKGKKPQDHLLNESADAAAAAGVFIHGFEDEFYEVREAAVDSFHSLSVNSVEFPDEAVCLLMDMLYDDYMVVRLKALEALHHIADMGNLKIQETYMPAFLDAIVDTSENIRLTARNILKLAKLPDLKLVNKGVDGVLKSLEIYPQDEPDILSTLFLLGQNHSNFVVNIIKRFREKLETDSGNKSEFNSQQVSAFLVFIISAPLSSKQSITSIPPLAFSYSLAMLGKFSCGLHDMMDQDTLLAYLAHCITLSASSGKEFSKADMFLNAYRRSNADHSGSPVLPPSKDIPAESKPMASIAELEIVNPALKSVDHILLKVKAAWLLLQSECSKEAFRALRACKQELATLTANSSISNGALEFMSQYVHVIELLAQVWPHFENSRHTSTCRSVELELLMEELEIKLMEIRCRFTGLSTEVSLVMELVILGCLLRLYKFEICCRLNCKKKLSATVSQLKLHHEQQCTKPSDFVTETDNSLQEIGSSADISSVRLLDLIKKFNCFSPEQFTLSCNLKCVSAELEVPGNGPYSPISFVAGLPVAIPCEIKLLDVPRDARLWLRISTSDDTCQFVYFDPNLYSGDEREKRFMFTAVTCMTPRAVVFTLRVSIGIECLFEDVCCRKHRYGPKHPVAYLCKEREVHFSLVYRTKAL from the exons ATGGAGGAAGCCAACGACTCGGTTTCACTCACTCTCCACACTCTAGCTTCAATTAGGTCACTCATCATCAACGCCGACACTTCCGTCTCTGTGATCTCCTCAGTGTTCGACTTCCTTACCGGTCTTCTCATCCGAGACGACTCGCCGATTCTCCACCACGTCCTCAAGCTCCTCTCCGATCTCTCCCTTTATCGAAACGAATTAGCACCACAGATCTCCGACTCCATCCTATCCAACTTTCTCCGCCTTCGAAACTCCGATGACAATAACAGCCACGGACGCGTCGCCGCGGAATCGCTCGCCGTGCTCGCGTCGTTATCCGAAcgaaaccctagcgccgccgcgtTTTCCGGAATCGACGGAGAGGCGTTCGCGTCGATCTGCCTCGGAGCGCCCGTGTCTCCTCGGATGTGGATGATTAGGAACGCGGAGAGGTTCCGCGTCCCGTCGTCGGTGCTCTTCACGTTGTTCTTCGGGTTTACGAAGGATCCGTATCCGTGTATcagagaagcagctcttgatgGATTGGTTTATGTATGCGAGGAGGCTGGTGGTTTCGTCGGTCACGTGCATGCCGTGCAAGGTTGCTATGCACGTGCTGTTGAGCTTCTAGACGATGCTGAAGATAGCGTCAGATCTTCTGCAGTTCGTGCC GTTAGTGTGTGGGGCAAAGTGTTGATAGCATCTAAGGAAGAGAGTAACAGAAGAGAGTGTAGGGATGCTGTGTTTCTCCAG CTTTGTTCTGTTGTGAGAGATATGAGTGTAGACGTGAGGGTTGAGGTCTTCAAGGCATTTGGGGTCATGAGAACTGCATCAGAAAGCATTATACTGCAAACACTTTCTAAAAAAGTTTTGAGAGCGGGAAAAGGGAAGAAACCGCAGGATCATCTTTTGAATGAGTCTGCTGATGCCGCTGCTGCAGCTGGGGTTTTCATCCATGGTTTTGAAGATGAGTTCTACGAG GTACGGGAAGCTGCGGTTGACTCTTTCCACTCCCTCTCAGTAAATTCTGTCGAATTCCCAGATGAAGCTGTGTGTCTATTGATGGATATGCTATACGATGACTATATGGTTGTCAGGTTGAAAGCTTTAGAGGCATTGCATCATATAGCAGACATGGGGAACTTGAAGATACAGGAAACTTATATGCCCGCC TTTTTGGATGCTATTGTTGATACTTCTGAGAACATCAGACTCACGGCTAGAAACATTCTTAAATTGGCAAAGCTGCCTGATCTGAAGCTGGTCAACAAAGGTGTTGATGGTGTCCTAAAAAGTTTAGAGATATATCCACAG GACGAACCTGATATCTTGTCCACTCTGTTCCTTTTAGGACAAAACCATTCAAATTTCGTAGTCAATATAATCAAGAGATTTCGTGAAAAG TTGGAGACAGATTCTGGAAATAAAAGTGAATTCAACAGCCAACAGGTATCTGCGTTTCTGGTGTTCATAATCTCAGCTCCTCTCTCAAGCAAACAAAGCATCACCTCCATACCGCCTTTGGCCTTTTCATATTCGCTTGCAATGCTGGGAAAATTCTCTTGTGGACTTCATGATATGATGGACCAGGATACTCTTCTGGCTTACTTGGCTCATTGCATTACTCTTTCTGCTTCTTCGGGTAAAGAATTCAGTAAAGCAGATATGTTTTTAAATGCATATAGGCGCAGTAATGCAGATCATAGTGGAAGCCCCGTCCTACCACCAAGCAAGGATATACCTGCTGAGAGCAAACCCATGGCTTCAATAGCAGAACTGGAGATTGTAAATCCAGCACTGAAGTCTGTTGACCATATACTGTTGAAAGTAAAGGCTGCCTGGTTATTATTACAATCAGAATGCTCTAAAGAAGCATTCCGAGCGTTAAG GGCATGCAAACAGGAGTTAGCAACTTTGACAGCCAATTCTTCAATCTCCAATGGTGCATTAGAATTTATGTCTCAGTACGTTCACGTAATCGAACTTCTCGCTCAGGTATGGCCTCATTTCGAAAACTCAAGACACACCAGCACATGTAGATCTGTAGAACTGGAACTGCTGATGGAAGAGTTAGAGATAAAACTGATGGAGATAAGGTGTAGATTCACAGGTCTGTCTACGGAGGTGTCACTTGTAATGGAGCTAGTAATTTTAGGTTGCTTGTTAAGGCTATATAAATTTGAGATATGCTGCCGGCTTAACTGCAAGAAGAAGCTATCTGCAACAGTATCTCAACTAAAGCTCCACCATGAACAACAATGCACCAAACCATCAGATTTTGTAACTGAAACTGATAACTCATTGCAAGAAATTGGGAGCTCTGCTGATATAAGTTCCGTAAGACTGCTTGATCTCATCAAGAAATTCAATTGCTTCTCCCCGGAACAGTTTACCCTCTCTTGTAATCTGAAGTGTGTCAGTGCAGAGCTCGAGGTTCCTGGTAATGGTCCTTACAGTCCAATTTCATTTGTGGCTGGACTACCAGTGGCTATACCGTGCGAGATCAAGCTGCTCGATGTGCCAAGGGATGCGCGTTTGTGGCTGAGAATATCTACAAGTGATGACACTTGCCAGTTTGTGTACTTTGACCCAAACCTATACAGTGGAGATGAAAGAGAGAAGAGGTTCATGTTTACTGCAGTAACTTGCATGACCCCGAGAGCTGTTGTGTTCACATTGCGGGTCTCAATAGGCATAGAGTGTTTATTCGAAGATGTTTGTTGCAGAAAACATCGTTACGGACCGAAGCATCCAGTGGCTTATTTGTGTAAGGAAAGAGAAGTTCACTTCTCCCTTGTGTACAGAACCAAAGCTCTCTAG
- the LOC108863295 gene encoding putative pentatricopeptide repeat-containing protein At3g08820, which produces MSIATVSSPSKLHHIKTLISVASTFHHLKQIHASLIHHALNHDDTSSYLFNLLLKRTLSFRENHYSFLLFSHTQFPNVFLYNTLINGFVNNNLFRETLDLFLSVRRQHHHALSSLHGFTFPFVLKACARSQNLQLGIELHPLVVKCGFNRDAGAMTSLLSLYSGSGRVDDARKVFDEIPERTIVSWTAFFSGCIASGKHSDAIGLFKKMVEMGVRPDSYSVVRVLSACVQVGDLDSAEWIADLVEEIEMQKNSYVNTTLVNLYAKRGKMEKARCVFDSMGEKDIVTWSTMIQGYASNSLPKEGVELFHQMLREDMKPDRYSIVGFLSSCASLGALDLGEWGSGLIDRDEFLTNIVMGNALIDMYAKCGAMSRGFQVFKDMKEKDRVIMNTAITGLAKNGHVKLSFAVFGQTEKLGISPDGYTFLGLLCGCVHAGLIQDGLRFFNSISSVYSLKRTVEHYGCMVDLWGRAGQLGDAYRLICDMPMKPNAIIWGALLTGCRLVKETRLAERVLKELIALEPWNAGNYVQLSNIYSVNGRWDEAAEVRAEMNKKGMKKLPGWSWIELEGKVHEFLADDKSHPLSDKIYAKLEDLGNEMRLMGFVPTTECVMFDVEEEEKETVLGYHSEKLAVALGLISTVDGEVIRVVKNLRVCGDCHEVMKLISKITRREIIVRDNNRFHCFTNGSCSCSDYW; this is translated from the coding sequence ATGAGCATCGCCACCGTCTCATCACCATCCAAACTTCATCacatcaaaaccctaatctccGTCGCATCCACCTTCCACCACCTGAAACAGATCCACGCATCTCTCATCCACCACGCTCTCAACCATGACGACACTTCTTCTTACCTCTTCAACCTCCTCCTCAAGCGAACTCTCTCCTTCCGCGAGAACCACTACTCCTTCCTCCTCTTCTCCCACACCCAGTTCCCAAACGTCTTCCTCTACAACACTCTCATCAACGGCTTCGTCAACAACAACCTCTTCCGCGAGACGCTCGACCTCTTCCTCTCCGTCCGCAGACAACACCACCACGCCCTCTCCTCCCTCCACGGTTTCACTTTCCCTTTCGTCCTCAAGGCGTGCGCTAGATCCCAGAATCTCCAGCTCGGGATCGAGCTCCATCCTCTCGTTGTGAAATGCGGGTTTAACCGCGACGCAGGCGCTATGACGAGCCTTCTCTCTCTGTACTCTGGCTCTGGTCGTGTCGATGATGCGCggaaggtgttcgatgaaattcCTGAGAGAACTATTGTTTCTTGGACAGCGTTTTTCAGTGGGTGTATTGCTTCCGGGAAGCATAGTGATGCGATTGGTTTGTTCAAGAAGATGGTGGAGATGGGCGTGAGGCCTGATAGCTACTCCGTCGTTCGGGTTTTGTCTGCTTGTGTTCAGGTAGGGGATCTCGACAGCGCGGAGTGGATTGCTGATCTCGTGGAAGAGATTGAGATGCAGAAGAACTCGTATGTGAACACTACGCTCGTTAATCTCTACGCGAAGCGTGGGAAGATGGAGAAAGCACGTTGTGTGTTCGACTCGATGGGGGAGAAAGATATAGTAACTTGGAGCACTATGATACAAGGGTATGCTTCGAACAGCCTCCCGAAGGAAGGTGTGGAGTTGTTCCACCAGATGTTGAGGGAAGATATGAAACCGGATCGATACTCTATTGTCGGCTTTCTTTCTTCTTGTGCAAGCCTTGGAGCGCTTGATTTAGGCGAATGGGGAAGTGGTTTGATTGATAGGGATGAGTTCTTGACCAATATTGTTATGGGCAATGCGTTGATCGACATGTATGCGAAGTGCGGGGCAATGTCTCGGGGTTTTCAAGTGTTTAAAGATATGAAGGAGAAGGATAGAGTTATCATGAACACTGCGATTACTGGTCTGGCCAAAAACGGCCATGTCAAGCTGTCTTTTGCGGTTTTTGGACAAACAGAGAAGTTGGGTATCTCACCTGATGGGTACACGTTTCTTGGACTGTTATGTGGGTGTGTTCACGCAGGGCTAATCCAGGACGGGCTTCGGTTTTTCAACTCAATAAGCTCTGTTTACTCGTTGAAACGCACGGTTGAGCACTATGGTTGCATGGTGGATCTTTGGGGCAGAGCAGGACAGCTAGGCGACGCGTACCGGTTGATCTGCGATATGCCAATGAAGCCAAACGCGATCATCTGGGGAGCGTTGCTGACAGGATGCAGACTGGTCAAAGAAACTCGGTTAGCTGAACGTGTTCTGAAAGAACTCATCGCTCTTGAGCCGTGGAATGCAGGAAACTACGTTCAGTTATCCAACATATACTCGGTTAATGGCAGATGGGACGAAGCGGCTGAAGTGAGAGCGGAGATGAACAAGAAGGGTATGAAGAAGCTTCCTGGATGGAGTTGGATCGAACTGGAAGGGAAGGTGCACGAGTTTCTCGCTGATGATAAGTCTCATCCTCTGAGCGACAAGATATATGCAAAGCTAGAAGATTTGGGTAATGAAATGAGGCTTATGGGTTTTGTTCCGACAACAGAGTGTGTTATGTTCGacgttgaagaagaagaaaaggagacGGTGTTGGGGTATCACAGCGAGAAGCTTGCGGTTGCGTTGGGGTTGATCAGTACGGTAGATGGCGAAGTGATTCGAGTGGTGAAGAATCTAAGAGTGTGCGGAGATTGTCATGAAGTAATGAAGTTGATATCGAAGATCACGAGAAGAGAGATTATTGTTAGAGATAATAATAGGTTTCATTGTTTTACAAACGGCTCTTGTTCTTGTAGTGACTACTGGTGA